gaaatacactttttccctttcttgttGACATTTGGATTATGTTTCAGGAACAACAATTGTGACATTGTGCCTAAACAAATGAATACACTAGCTGAGCAAAGTTGCATATTTACTGATATGATAATCTCAAGCAAAATATGGTGCATTCAATTCTGTCTGGTTGATAAATTGCTAATATTGTGATCACATTAATCATACAACAAAACTGCAGTCATAAGATGCTCTTATCATAGATCATTATAAATCTGATTAGATAAGTTTTCTGGTGTTTTTCAGATGTTTCCATAGATGTTGAGGTCTGCAGTGTTCGTGtaatcatcaccatcatcacggTCCTATGAGAGATTGAGGTCCAAAATTGAGTTACTTTTAGGTATGTCTAAGACACTCACTTATGACCCAAATCCACCTTGTTCCCTTTAGGCCTTCTGTTACAGTGAAAAAGTACATAATGTAATATGAATACTAAATTATAATgcggaaaaaaacacagatgtacCTGTTTCAGTACGACAAAAATGCTTTACCAAAAGTTAAGTTTGATTCAACTGTGAAAACCACcatgtgatgaaaaaaactgaaatgcatCAGTGGAGGCGGGCATGCTACAGCACACCAATGTTTTCCATGTCTTACATTGAAAATCTGCTCCACATAGACCTTCTGtgtgaaaaagaagaacaggaacagaaactatgCAAATTTTGTGAGGcatataaataaatgcatagaTTTTATCAAGAAAGCCAAAAATGCACTCTTTTTCTGCACACACATGGGAATTAGAGAAAGCTTGACCATTTAGCAGTAAGCTGTGTGGAGAGCAGGCTACAGAACTAGTCACTAAAATGACAGAGTATTTAAAATGAAGATGTTAAAAGATCTAAGGTACAGACCTTTGATCAGAATTAGATGGTCCTGGGCCGTTGGAGAGAATCCTGTAAGTTTAACACACTAAATAACCAGCCTATTCTCATGAACAAAACGTTCAAATAGCTACGAAAAGTAGAGCACTGATCTGTGTGATTTACttgttttttctgctgtgtGCACCACATTGACGGCTGCTGTATGAGAACGCGGCTGAACGCGTAAGGAGATGGACTAGGAGGATGGGTGCACACTAACATACAGGACTTACCCAGACAGCATTACCCCTAAGATTAGGCAGGTCATTGGGGCTCTATCACTCTCTGATTGCAATGTTGTGCGAAATCTGGGTGTCGTTTTTGacaaatgtatgtgttttaatCTATGTGAAATCTGtagtttgttgctgttttttccaTCTCAAGAACATTGCTAAGATCACATCTTGGGTCTCTAAAAAAGTGATGGAGATGCTTGTTCATGCTTTTCTCTCTTCACGTTTGGATTAttgcaatgtactgtacactttttaaaacaaatcatccTTGGATAAATTGCAAGTTGTAAAGAATGCAGCAGCAACAAATTTGTCTAAGACCAGCAGGAGATCCCACATTACTCTGGTGCTTAAGTCTCTTCATTGGCTACCAATAGGTTTTAgagtatattttaaaattttgatCACTACTTATAGAGCCTGGCATGGTCAAGCTCCCGCTTACATCCAGGATCTATTCCACGCCCACACTTCTGGTCGCTCTCTGAGGTTTTCAGGCCAAGACGTTTtaactgtccccagaacacgttttaaaaccagaggtgatcaAGCCTTTTCTGTGGTGGCTCCAAGGTTCCCTTTAGCTTTGAGAgctttggattctgtggaaactttAAAAGAACACCTGAAGACACATCTTTTAACTAGCAACATGACttagtgttttatgtgttgttgttttattcgtTCTTAccgtaaagcactttgtgacccctcttgtctgtgaaaggtgctgtctgaataaagtttacttacttacttacaagGCAGGTTGAAGGTTGATTCCCAGTGAAAGCAATGCGTGTTTCTTGGGAgacatttacaaatgtataatgtaatataaaccACCAtgttttcctaaacttaactagttgtttAGGTGCCTGAACTTAACTTTTGTTGCCGCACATCCCAGCTGAAATGACCGGCAGCTTGCGTTGCTCTGTGCCCGCAGCGTTATTCTGGGATAATATAAAGCTGAATATTATATTGATACACATTTTGTATGGGTGGTTAGTTGAaagttttcaaatgttaaagGGAAGTTCTTCATCCCCAGATCACTTTGTTAACattattatgtacagtatgtgatatGTTGTTTTCACTAGTGGACCCCTGTGCCATCATGATACACTCACTACCCAcaataaagatgtttttaaaaagatgtgACTTGAGACACCCATCATAATCTAAAAGTGTGTAAAGATATGTATTTCCTGAAGACATGAAGTCTGAGACGATCCTGTTTTCACATCGACTGTACCACAATATTTGCAAACTTGTCTAGTCTTTACAGAATTTGtatgcaaaacacaacaactgAGACAAAATGAGAGATAAGCATATTTATTTCTTGTGTTCCAAAGTTAAATGACAGCcgataaaacattatttaaatggcAAGGTTTAATGCAAGACCAACATCACCCtttacatgcaaacatgtaCTGTGCAGTTGAttatcaatgtaaaaaaataacagcaatgTTGTCCCTAAGAATGTGATGTTTCTGAGAAGTATCTTGAAGAACTCAACAGTTGCCATACACATTGTAAtcctgaaacaaacacacaaggaaATTGGAATTAATTACAATGTCGTACAGTTTTGTTTCTGGTGAGCCAAGTATCCTCCATCCTTTGGCCCATGGCCTAAAAACTGGTTGGAGAGTTGTGATTCAAATGCATTGGAGAAAAAGAACAAGGAACCTTAGTGTATCATATGCGGATGGTAACTTTCCTTCAGTTAGAACCTGTTTTATTGATCACTGATCATGGTACATTGCTGcaattttttaaactatacTGTGGATTGGACAAGGTGTCAAGAGTGAGGGAGAATGGCAACAAATAATAGACCTAAATTCAGACAGTCGAGGCAGCAGGATGATTTCACTGATCTATTATATAAAGGAGGGTAAAAATAGACAGAATCCAAATTAAGCAGCTGATCTGGCTGGTAGAGAACAGAGGCTGGAAAGCGATGATTGAAAACCACATTGCAATATTGATGAACTGACCGAGGAACAAAGGAGAGAGTGGCTGTTGAGGAAATGAGGTGCAGGTGAAGAGATGGGTGCAGAACTCCAGGCAAGGAGAGTGGGAATAGGTGTGGAGATGACTGGGGCAGTTAGGTGATGGGGAAAGGAAAGCACGTCTGAGGACATCTGAAAAATGGCATTGAAGGGCACTGAATGTGGCTGAATGGGAGGGACAAGCAGTGACACAAACTACACTTAGGGACTAAAAGCTCTAAGTCTAACTGACTTGCTTTACATTCTTGCCTTTTATATGCGGGTTTCAGACGTCAACCATCCAACAAAcccttttcagatgttttttttggttgagaAAGTTATAGTTGTTTTCGCCTTAGTACTTCCAGATTTACCATGACCTGATTGAAGGAGAATCTACATGGAAACGGCCATTTGGACAGAAATAACATCAGATGTGACATCATCtaattttttctaatttaataaTTGTTATGCAGAAAGGTgaagattattaaaaaatatgtgaTGGGATGATTGGTTGGATGGTTGAATGGTTAGCTGGGAAACGGGGGATAAGCAGGGGCTAAGGTCTTTGATTTATAGTGATTTGGGCATCACCACACAACCACAGCGCCACTGACCTCGGGGCTGACGGAGCGAGGAGCTCTCCGGTGACTAGatcaaacagaaatataaaaagaagagGATAATTAATGTAGAACTAAAGTAGACACATATATCGTTTAAAAGAGTTAGGAACAGCTGTGTTAGTAAAACTCACTCCTTTGGGGATGGAAAGCGTTGTTTGGAGATTTTAGTGTCACAGTTTACAGTGGTGGGGGTGTTGCGTCTATTAGAAGAAGAGGGAATCACACTATcagtttttgtctgtgtttgttattAGCTGTGTGATGCACGTAGTAGAAAAACATTGTAAGACACTTACGAATAACCAACACTGAGGTTAGCACCGTTGCCTTGGTTTCTGCAAGGGTGATACATTTAGTTTATATTAATCTATATTTTAAAATGGTATTTCTTGCAATTGATTAATACAGGAGGTTCTTACCGGGAGAATCTATTCCAAATGGACCCCCTGTGTGAAAAGCACAGTGTTATACCTTTACTTACTAATGTATTGGGCCCCTGTATTTGTCCAGTTTTTAAAACAAGCAGTCTGCTCACATACCGTTTTTCTGGTCTTGGAGGTCTCTCCCTGTCTTCAGGGTTTCTCCTGGACATttcaatgaataaaaatgatttcaagTAAAAAAAGCTTACAACTCATCAGTGATTTTACCTTGCATGATATGAGACCAACAAAAGAGATTGGTCTTAAGGAAACTTTGATAACGCTTACCTGGATAATCTATCCCATAGTGATCTCCTGTGAAAGTTTGAAttgcagagacagagatttACTTGCTTTTTGTTGGAAATACAGGATTTAGGTTTATAATGACAGATAAGATAGTTCAGGCCAAGACATGCTTTCAGTAGATGATAGGCCTCTTTTTAGTCCTTGCTTAAATCATTGGCTCATACAGCAGCACTGTGGTGCTACGAGCTTATTAGTAACGTCCAGTCATTCATGCAAGTGCACGAAACAAACACCATAATCTGACTTTTTACCGATTACCGATCACAATAACCAATAACCTTTTTATAGTGGTAATTTACTTGGCATAAGCATTCCTGACTGAAATCTTATTATCACTACACATTTAGGTTGTTCAGGTTTACATACGTACCTTTTCTCAGGACGAGGTGGTGGTCCAAGCTGGTTATCAGAGCGCTTCCTGTtggtgatattttttttttttcctatcaaCCGTTAACTTTTACACTTTACACTAAACATCTAATAGCACCAATAGCACTGGTTCTATTATTGTGTTGTCTACTTACCTCCTCCTATAGAAGACCACTCCAAATGCTGCAGCTAGGATGATTACAATCAGGAATAGAGTTGACAAAGCAATGGCTACTGACCGAGAGCTTGATCCTAGCGATGTTGGAAGATTTAACActcaattaaatgtaatatacaCAACTCAATGTATGATAtataataaatgcataaatacacataaacagaaCAGATGAATTGTATGGCTCTTACCCTTCACAGTCATCTGGACTGTGCTGGCTCGTTGCTTGGCACGCCAGAAGACGGCAGTACAGGTCAGGCTTTTGACCCCGTCTCCTCCAGCAGCCATGAACGTGATGGTGGAGGTTGTCTCCCAGATGCCCTGCGGCATCCAGCTGTGTGTGACCTCGCTGGTGAGGTGAGGGACACTCCATGAGAACACTGGANNNNNNNNNNNNNNNNNNNNNNNNNNNNNNNNNNNNNNNNNNNNNNNNNNNNNNNNNNNNNNNNNNNNNNNNNNNNNNNNNNNNNNNNNNNNNNNNNNNNACTCACTTTTTATATGAAGGGTTTCAGAGTCTGAGGTCTCGCCAGCAGCAAACTGAGCAGTGCAGGTCAAAGATTTACCGTCATCCTCAAGAGAGCCAATAAAGGTTAGATTTGACACTGTGATAAAGGTATTGCTGGAGTTCTCTTTGGTTTTTAAAGAACTCTGCATGTCTTCGTAGTTCCACACAATGGTTGGTTTATTTTTCCTACATTTGtaggaaacagaacaaataacACTCTTTGCTACACCCTCCGTTGCGTCGTCAGGCCGCTCAGACATTGTGATGTTGTCTTACGGACCTGAGCAAAAATGTGATAGTAAGGCTTCTTTTCTAAACAAGATCATTTTCATTTGACTTCAGATGAAACAGGGTCTCATATTGTACTTACATTCAACATTCAGCTTGATTTCACTTGTTTCTCTCTGACCCCCACTGTAGCTAACAGTACACTCCACACTCTGGTCCTCTTCTTTTACAGCCCAAGTTCTCTCTACTGTCCTTTCCCAAATCCCATCAGATACCAAAGTGTCTGTAACGAGATCTTTTCCGGGTATGCCACTTATGGTCAGGGTGGGGGGAGCAGAGATACATGTATGGCGTACATTGCAGGACACTGTGCTCTCCTGTCCCACCCTGGGGATACCTATGATGCTCACCTGAGGTGCCTGTGCTTGATCTATGAAATCAAAGCACGAATAGTCATTTAGAGAACTATTTTTCTTAGAATTTGAATAGAATTGGCATCCAGATTGTTACCTGAAACAATGAGTTCAGAGATTTTTTCATACAATGTGGGACCCAGGATATGGTAGGAGGTGATCGGGTGCTTGTCTATCCATGGGTAAAGTCTGTCCTGGTTATGTGACATCTCCAGCCTCTCGATCTTAAGACTACAATTCCTCTCCCCCACAGATCCAATCAAGCTGGTTATCCCGTTAAACTTACTCATAATATTCTGTCGCTCGTCAAATACAGGTGAGTACATATTGCTCTGGAACAAGTACCATATAACTCGGAGGTCAGCAGGCTGGGCAATACTGTAGGTAAATGTGCAAGGAATGATGATACATGAGCCTCTCATGCCTGTGATGCTGCGGGGGGTGGTGAAGGACCAGCCGCGAGACAGCATGTTTCCTGCAAAAAGAGGAAACAGCTGAAGCAAAGTCGCAGAGCTTTTTTAGAGCAGTTAATGAAACAAGTCATGTTTCTACTCAAATTGCTTAATTTAATCAGGCAGTAAAAAGTTAAAGAATCCAGTATTTcagaagaaaataattgataaaagtcataaataagtGTAACAGTACCACAGTTTATGTTCTACCTTCCCTTTAATCATCGTTTGACACCCATGCAGGGGACTGATGTTTTCACTAAGCCAGTactgtgaaattattttatggtaaaatggtaaaatgtgaagaataaataacattgatcaaaaatacatttcagttcTTTTGCAGACCTTGTTGGTGATTCAGGTAAAATGCAGAGAGATACTCAGGCATATGACTGCACCAAAGGCAACATATACTGGTAAGTAGGAAGATATATTCTACTCACTCTTTACTTGGAGGGTGATGCTCTTATCCTGCGTCCGTCCTCCAGTGAATCGTGCATAACATGTCAGAGATCGTCCATGGTCGTTGGCTGAGGCTGTGAACGTCAGTGTGGAGACAGTTGTCCAATGAGTGGCTCCACTGTTGGTGGTATCAGTGGAGGCTGGCATGCTATCATAGTTCCATGTGAGGGTTGGTATGTGTTTGGAGCATGTGTATGAGGCAGTGCAGGTTACTTTGCTTGCCTGTCCCTCAAGGAATTCATTTAATGTACGGCTGATAGTCAATGCTGAAAAGGAGCCTGAGATACAAATagtaaatgttaacattttaggTCAGtaagttttattaaaaattcGTATACAGTAAAAGCATCACGTACATTCTGCATTTAAGGTTTCAGTGGCAGTTTTAGTTTCCCCGCCAAAGTGTCGGACGGAGCACTGCACAGTTTGGTGGTCTCTTTCTATGTTTAATGTGGTCGTCAAGGTGGTTTTGGTTGTGCCACGAGACCCCGAGCTATGAGTTAGACTGGGGCTTTGCATTGGGATGTTGAGACTCAGATCTGGTGGATGGTGGGAACAGGTGTGGGAAACGGTGCATTGTACTGTCACAGGCTTTCCAACCTTCCTGTCTCCATATATCNNNNNNNNNNNNNNNNNNNNNNNNNNNNNNNNNNNNNNNNNNNNNNNNNNNNNNNNNNNNNNNNNNNNNNNNNNNNNNNNNNNNNNNNNNNNNNNNNNNNGTGGATGGTGGGAACAGGTGTGGGAAACGGTGCATTGTACTGTCACAGGCTTTCCAACCTTCCTGTCTCCATATATCGCAATACTAGGTGGATCTGCACTGCCTTTACAAAGGAAATGTGAATAATTAATGAGGAAATTGTATATACATCCATCTAAAAATGTATCTCTTCCAAGCTCACTTTGATTACTTACCAACTACTTCAATTGTTACACTTTTATCCCAGAAAGCATAGGTCGATTTCCCAATATATTCTGGATCTACCCAGGGGTAAATCTTCTGTCCGTGGTGTTTCCACGTCACTGGGTAGATTAAAAGGTCACAATTTCTCCCATATCCAGCATTGGGTGTCCTTGTTTTACCCTTAAATATACCAATTTCATCGCTCATGTCCCAATCTTTACAAACTATAGGGTATGAGTAGCTCGCATGTTGGTACCAAGCCACACGCTCTCGTCTGCGAGGTGGATTCTGATTGTAATTGAAGGTGCAAGGGATTAAAAGGCAGGAACCCACCAATCCTTTGATATTGCTTGGCGTATCTACACGCCAAGCCGTGGAACTGTAGAAAATGTATCCtcctgaacaaaaaaacattacaaaaaaagtatagATTAAGTCACTATTTACTTGTTTAACAATAATTGAGTAGTAAAAGTTGCCTTACCTAGAATATAGAAGCTCAGAAGAAAAtggttaaatccagacatctTGTGAATGATACAACACACCTAAAATATGTGCAGTAAACACCTTAGTATTAtgcatttaaattataaaataacataaaattgaatatatatTTCTGTGATTCTTTTTTCGAAATGTATCAAAAGTACAAGGCTCCAGAACATTGGACAGGTGCAAAGACTTACAAAATAAAGATCAAAATTGAAGAAGCATTGGCCAAGATATCTTGTTTCGAGCTTGAGAAAGCCACTTTAAATTCTACAGTGTAAATGTCTGCAGTCATATTTGGGTGGAGTAtcagttttaacagttttaactATTTaaccaggacagaaaaaagaatcCAACAAAACAATGGGAGACAAAGGAAAGAAAGCagacatgtgtgtacatgtttataCTTAATAGCCTAAAATCATGGGATTTCATACACAGTATGTATGCGGATAAATAGCACCAACACAATAGCATCATATGCATGTGCTGCAATAAAATATTAGATTCAAtcttatatgtatttattttttaaacggGGAATACTTACAAAAATAGGTAGCAATGGCAACAGAGCTGAAGacaacatacatatatacataaaagtGTACATAAAATACATCCAGGCTATTGAGTTACATGGTTAAAAAATCATCTAAATCACAGAAATGCCATAGATACAAATACAACCTAAAAGCTGTTcagaacaaaacacattatGGTGTTTTTACAACAAGAAAGAAATTTTCTCAACTGACATAGATAAATCCTCATTTCTGAAGCAGTTAAAGTTTTGAAATTCTAAATTTCGGCCAGTCATTGTTAATATGACATAACACGGCATAACAAAGCACAGCAAGGCAGACTTTTCCTACACAGATAAACATTCTCGATTTTAGAAAGCTCTCCAGACAATGAAAAAATTCTCAGATttctattaaaaaacaaagtctgtGGTACTTTCTGTCAGCAACTACATTTCAGGGAATATCATGATATCACAAGAGAAagatacatttatatttttattatgaatcAATTTAAAACTCAGCATTTAAACTAATATTAAATTGTAAGATGCAGAAGAAGGAAAacttctttagttttttttatatgctatttctttaaaatcagAATGACTTACCTTCAGAGTGGAATGTTTATGAATTGTTTTACCACCTTTTAAAGTTTCTAACCACACCATCATGTCAAGCATCCTCCCCCAAAATCTGGGGAGGGCAATTTGCCTACCAAATGGATTATGCTGCTTCCTGTAAACGATactgccccccgccccccctccatATTTATtctcttatttaattttttgaatgACTTTGAGATATGAAATGCACCAGCACCATATGAATATATGTGTATGTTGatgcatttaaatgatttaaagaagaagaaattgtttgacatttagctaaatacactttttcactttcttgttAAGAGTTAGAAGGGACAACTAGtcttctttcttgtctttcatttttttgcctttggTATTTCTTCACTTCCACTTCACTATGACATTTGGATTATGTTTCAGGCCCAAAAATGATGCCATCATGCCTAAACAAATTAATACATTAGCTGAACAAACTTGCATATAACTGTTATGCAAAAGtcattatattaataataaagtataaaacactgtgtgtgtgtgtgtgtgtgtgtgtgtatatatatatatatataggcctatatatatatatatatatacaaactgTATTATCAATTTATTAGGCATAATTAAATATGTTGTGATTGAGATGATCATAGTAATCATGTACAACAAAACTTCAGTCATCAGATGCTCTTATCATAAAAGATCATAAAGAATCAAATAAGATTagttttctggtgttttttcaGATGTTTCCATAGATGTTGATGTCTGCAGTGTTCATGTAATCGTCACCATCAAGGTCCTATAAGAGATTGAGGTCATTATTATCACAGATATTGATAGTGCCTGTATGTAATTCTTGGGAAATACATTGGCAATTTAACAGTAGGCCTACCTCTTGGTAATTGCAGGATTTTGGCTGGCTGAGACCCATTAATAACAGCAGCAATaacaagaagacaaagaaaaagaacgCCGTAAGACAATGATATACTACAACATATGATATCTATATTGTATCAACTGCTCAGGTTCATGAGCAGGGCATGACGTTAACCTTTTTGCCACCTGCCACTGTCACTGttttgcctcataaaggtgaaaaacagaaattgctGTGTCTATGAGCTCGTGGACATTGCGCCGTTGCTGAAGGAGGGAGGCCGGGCTGGGACACACGaaaatacagtttgataaagtacttattggactttaacttttCATTGCACCTTCAATAATGCAGTTGTCCTCAATtcaggtcatcctgtacatctcatctgcgttttttcctgcatccacagTGTGTGATTGTGAGCGTGCGCGTCAGTCGCGGGGAAAAAGGCGCAGCAGCCCCGCCCACTGCACCGAGGCGACTAGATTtaaacagcagcaactttcagcgactttatagtgaaaaaacgttacagcgtacatcaatgttaaaatgtttatagGTTGGCAGGACGTCTTTCGCTGTATATTTCGTTGGTGAGATTTCCGAGTCACaaacgtctcgtcttcatataagaaacaaggaaatgaatttgacccGTTCCGACTCCTGTTTGGTCAGTGAATGCGCGTGAGACTGTTGGGATTGCcgcgagtaatgaaaatgcgataGGGGGCCCTGGCTGTCAATCAATCTCGTCCTGTGATGCGGGCCCCTGATTGATCCGGGTCTGTAAGCAACTGCGCACCCTGCTTACTGATAGTTAAGCGTCcgaatcactcaattctcattggctaccaggCAAAGTGGCcggtagattgacagtgttacccgccaattgcaaaatGTACCGGCGTTTGGCGTGTGGGTTGGGTGTTAATTTCATGCCCTATTCAGGAGTTAGTCAGGTAGCCTACCTTTTAGGGGATGGGAAACGTCCCTTAGAGACTTTCTGGTCGGCACAGGATTTTGAGTTTAGGTTTTTAGGCCTGTAAATTAAAGTTACGTCACTACACACCTTGGAAACCATGTAACTTCATTCATTTTCTAACATTTAAGATACGTACGTATGCCCCAAATCCACCGTGTCCCCTTTAGGCCTTCTGATGATGTGAAGAAGTACATAGTGTAATagaaaattaagattttaatgcggaaaacaaaacacagatat
The genomic region above belongs to Etheostoma cragini isolate CJK2018 chromosome 6, CSU_Ecrag_1.0, whole genome shotgun sequence and contains:
- the LOC117945804 gene encoding uncharacterized protein LOC117945804 gives rise to the protein MQSSLKTKENSSNTFITVSNLTFIGSLEDDGKSLTCTAQFAAGETSDSETLHIKMFSWSVPHLTSEVTHSWMPQGIWETTSTITFMAAGGDGVKSLTCTAVFWRAKQRASTVQMTVKGSSSRSVAIALSTLFLIVIILAAAFGVVFYRRRKRSDNQLGPPPRPEKRRSLWDRLSRRNPEDRERPPRPEKRGSIWNRFSRNQGNGANLSVGYSRNTPTTVNCDTKISKQRFPSPKDHRRAPRSVSPEDYNVYGNC
- the LOC117946919 gene encoding sialoadhesin-like; translated protein: MQSPSLTHSSGSRGTTKTTLTTTLNIERDHQTVQCSVRHFGGETKTATETLNAECSFSALTISRTLNEFLEGQASKVTCTASYTCSKHIPTLTWNYDSMPASTDTTNSGATHWTTVSTLTFTASANDHGRSLTCYARFTGGRTQDKSITLQVKRNMLSRGWSFTTPRSITGMRGSCIIIPCTFTYSIAQPADLRVIWYLFQSNMYSPVFDERQNIMSKFNGITSLIGSVGERNCSLKIERLEMSHNQDRLYPWIDKHPITSYHILGPTLYEKISELIVSDQAQAPQVSIIGIPRVGQESTVSCNVRHTCISAPPTLTISGIPGKDLVTDTLVSDGIWERTVERTWAVKEEDQSVECTVSYSGGQRETSEIKLNVECP